In the genome of Macellibacteroides fermentans, one region contains:
- a CDS encoding inorganic phosphate transporter yields MTLLIIVIVLGIIFDFINGFHDAANSIATIVTTRVLTPFQAVLWAAAFNFLAFFVAKYIIGEFGIADTVAKTVIREYITLPIILSGLIAAISWNLLTWRLGIPSSSSHTLIGGFAGAAIAGAGFQAIHGATIIKIASFIVLAPLIGMVISSIITIGVLWLFKNVNNRKAETTFKRLQLVSSGLFSLGHGMNDSQKVMGIIATAMIAAGHIDSVNTMPDWVPLTCFAAIGIGTMAGGWRIVKTMGTKITKVTSLEGVCAETAGATTLFITEILKIPVSTTHTITGAIMGVGAVKRLSAVRWGVTINLLWAWILTIPVSAALAAVIYLLITLLGIK; encoded by the coding sequence ATGACGCTACTCATTATTGTAATAGTTCTGGGAATTATATTTGATTTTATCAACGGTTTTCACGATGCAGCCAACTCCATTGCCACCATTGTTACTACCCGCGTGCTTACCCCTTTTCAGGCAGTGCTCTGGGCGGCAGCGTTTAACTTTCTTGCCTTCTTTGTAGCCAAGTATATCATTGGCGAATTTGGAATTGCAGATACTGTGGCGAAGACGGTTATACGGGAATATATTACGCTTCCCATCATCCTTTCCGGCCTTATAGCTGCTATCAGCTGGAATTTACTTACCTGGAGACTGGGTATCCCCTCCTCTTCTTCCCATACACTGATCGGTGGATTTGCGGGTGCAGCCATCGCCGGTGCCGGATTTCAGGCTATCCACGGAGCAACCATCATCAAAATTGCCTCTTTCATCGTATTGGCACCGCTGATTGGTATGGTTATCTCTTCAATAATAACCATCGGTGTTCTCTGGTTATTTAAAAACGTGAACAACCGCAAGGCCGAAACGACCTTTAAGCGTCTGCAATTGGTATCCTCCGGGCTGTTTAGCCTCGGACACGGGATGAACGATTCGCAGAAAGTGATGGGTATCATTGCCACGGCTATGATTGCCGCAGGACATATCGACTCGGTAAACACCATGCCCGACTGGGTTCCATTAACCTGTTTCGCCGCCATCGGTATCGGAACCATGGCTGGGGGCTGGCGTATTGTTAAGACAATGGGGACCAAGATTACGAAAGTAACCTCGCTGGAAGGTGTTTGTGCCGAAACAGCCGGTGCCACCACCCTGTTTATCACCGAGATTCTTAAGATACCGGTAAGTACCACCCATACCATTACCGGAGCAATCATGGGGGTTGGAGCCGTAAAGAGACTATCGGCGGTACGTTGGGGAGTTACCATCAACCTGCTATGGGCCTGGATTCTTACCATCCCCGTTAGTGCGGCTCTTGCGGCAGTAATCTATTTACTGATCACTCTTCTGGGAATAAAGTAA
- a CDS encoding helix-turn-helix domain-containing protein, producing the protein MEYIYLIAAFNAFFFTVLIWQKKPRAFRDKILVCWLLYLGAYTGCYAFFSSTLFTLHPILAAAFISLFLLHGPFMYLYASALVTEKSRLTRKELLHFVPFLIFNTYLAIASQIPSLVKGVNMMYVDNQTDPSAFLLFFLTITALSGPVYFLQTIMLLRKHNVNIFNNFSNTEEIDLYWLRKLVLIFGIVWSALLVVVIIHHGFYLFSSTFCTNGLFLLLSIFIILIGYFGLKQRTIFAQTMPPTLPETAEQTVKYAGSSLKQEEAEAFAEKIRLFMQSDKPFLNPDLTLGELSDALAIPAHHLSQVINEVFGLNFFNFVNRYRVDEVKQKILNPKYDNYSVLGIALECGFNSKTAFNRIFKHMTGLTPTEYKKTHNSQRISL; encoded by the coding sequence ATGGAATACATTTACCTGATAGCTGCGTTCAACGCATTCTTCTTTACCGTATTGATCTGGCAAAAGAAACCGAGGGCTTTTCGCGATAAGATACTGGTATGCTGGCTCCTGTACCTGGGGGCCTATACAGGATGCTATGCCTTCTTTTCATCCACACTCTTTACGCTTCATCCTATTTTAGCTGCGGCATTCATTTCTCTGTTTCTGCTGCATGGGCCTTTTATGTATTTGTATGCCTCGGCCCTGGTTACAGAAAAGAGCCGGCTTACCAGAAAAGAATTGCTTCATTTCGTTCCATTTCTGATTTTCAATACCTACCTGGCAATTGCATCCCAGATTCCATCCCTGGTTAAGGGGGTGAATATGATGTATGTAGATAATCAGACCGACCCATCGGCATTCCTTCTGTTTTTCCTCACCATTACGGCTCTGTCGGGTCCCGTATACTTTCTGCAGACCATTATGCTGCTACGCAAGCACAACGTCAATATATTCAATAACTTCTCCAACACCGAAGAGATAGACCTCTATTGGCTTAGAAAACTTGTGTTGATATTCGGTATTGTCTGGTCGGCTTTGCTTGTCGTAGTAATAATTCATCATGGGTTCTATCTGTTTTCATCTACGTTTTGCACCAACGGACTCTTTCTGTTGTTATCCATATTCATTATTCTGATCGGTTACTTCGGATTAAAGCAGCGAACCATCTTTGCACAGACGATGCCGCCCACGCTACCGGAAACAGCAGAGCAGACAGTTAAATATGCCGGTTCATCCCTTAAACAGGAGGAGGCCGAAGCTTTTGCCGAAAAAATCAGATTATTTATGCAGTCGGATAAGCCCTTCTTAAATCCGGATCTCACGCTGGGAGAGCTTTCGGATGCATTGGCGATACCGGCCCATCACCTTTCGCAGGTCATTAATGAGGTATTCGGACTAAATTTCTTCAACTTCGTAAACAGATACAGGGTGGACGAGGTAAAACAAAAGATCCTCAATCCCAAATACGACAATTACTCGGTACTGGGCATTGCTCTGGAATGCGGATTCAACTCGAAGACTGCCTTCAATCGTATATTCAAGCATATGACGGGCTTAACACCTACCGAATATAAAAAAACACATAATTCACAACGTATCAGTCTGTAA
- a CDS encoding DUF6448 family protein translates to MRTKRKSSVLENQTKRFIQLMPSRVRTFLVTAVLSMLVISPAFAHCDSYDGPVVKDALQALETNNVALVYKWISTEQEAEISALFTKTYNLKKGDKEIYSLVEKHFLETLIRLHRQTEGFGFDGIKAAGTTKPIVQLSDKAIETGNIENLINQLNGHIAKVVEDKYNSVKELEKVKNESPEKGRDYVKAYVMYTHSLEAIHDIVEKVASGHAEHGH, encoded by the coding sequence ATGAGAACAAAAAGAAAATCCTCCGTTTTAGAGAATCAAACCAAAAGATTCATTCAATTAATGCCTTCCAGAGTAAGAACGTTCCTTGTAACGGCTGTGCTATCCATGCTCGTGATATCCCCTGCCTTTGCCCATTGCGATTCGTACGACGGTCCGGTTGTTAAAGACGCACTGCAGGCCCTCGAAACAAACAACGTAGCGTTGGTTTATAAATGGATCAGCACGGAACAGGAAGCCGAAATATCCGCCTTGTTCACTAAAACCTATAACCTGAAAAAGGGAGATAAGGAGATCTACAGTCTGGTTGAGAAGCATTTTCTTGAAACCTTGATCCGACTGCACCGGCAGACTGAAGGTTTTGGTTTCGACGGAATCAAAGCGGCCGGTACTACGAAACCCATCGTTCAGCTGAGCGACAAAGCCATTGAAACCGGAAATATAGAAAACCTGATCAACCAATTGAACGGTCACATCGCAAAGGTTGTAGAAGATAAATACAACTCAGTGAAAGAGCTGGAAAAGGTAAAAAATGAATCTCCGGAAAAGGGGCGCGACTATGTAAAAGCCTACGTGATGTATACCCACTCGCTGGAAGCGATCCACGACATAGTCGAAAAGGTGGCTTCCGGTCATGCCGAACACGGACACTGA
- a CDS encoding TolB family protein, translating to MLCAMACSLVIGTVSAQQKVTSILEILDVQSGNRTVVKEFPYLIEAPNWTVDGAWLIYNSGGKLYRLSPQNPGEPEVIPTGFATRCNNDHVLSADGKGIAISHGTREDGRSRIYTLPIEGGTPRLVTPMGPSYLHGWSPDGKQLAYCAERNGNYDVYVIPAEGGEEVRLTTAEGLDDGPEYSPCGNYIWFNSVRSGLMQVWRMKADGSEQTQLTFDDTRNAWFPHISPDGKQVVYIAYYKGDLKPNEHLANKNVELRIMPVGGGETRMLAKLFGGQGTINVNSWSPDSKKIAFVSYRLK from the coding sequence ATGCTTTGTGCCATGGCTTGTTCGCTTGTTATAGGGACTGTAAGTGCCCAGCAAAAGGTTACCAGCATCCTCGAAATACTGGATGTTCAAAGCGGCAACCGTACGGTAGTGAAGGAATTTCCCTATCTGATCGAGGCGCCCAACTGGACGGTAGACGGGGCATGGCTTATTTACAACAGCGGCGGTAAACTGTACCGCCTGTCTCCCCAGAACCCCGGCGAGCCCGAAGTTATCCCCACCGGATTTGCCACACGTTGCAATAACGACCATGTATTGTCGGCCGACGGCAAAGGAATTGCAATCAGTCACGGAACCAGAGAAGACGGCAGATCCCGCATCTATACCTTGCCGATCGAAGGAGGAACACCCCGTCTTGTCACCCCGATGGGACCGAGCTACCTCCACGGCTGGTCGCCCGACGGGAAACAGCTTGCCTATTGTGCCGAGCGGAATGGTAATTACGATGTGTATGTAATACCGGCCGAAGGAGGCGAAGAGGTACGGCTTACAACAGCCGAGGGACTGGACGACGGGCCCGAATATTCGCCTTGCGGAAACTACATCTGGTTTAATTCGGTACGAAGCGGACTCATGCAGGTGTGGCGTATGAAAGCCGACGGAAGCGAGCAGACACAGCTTACGTTCGATGATACGCGCAACGCCTGGTTCCCTCATATATCGCCCGATGGCAAGCAGGTGGTTTATATAGCCTACTATAAAGGCGACCTGAAACCGAATGAGCACCTGGCCAATAAGAATGTTGAACTCCGGATCATGCCTGTCGGGGGTGGCGAAACCCGTATGCTGGCAAAGCTTTTTGGCGGACAAGGAACCATCAATGTCAATTCATGGTCGCCGGACAGTAAGAAGATTGCCTTTGTAAGCTATAGATTGAAGTAG
- a CDS encoding HU family DNA-binding protein, which yields MAINYLMEECSRNLATSTRKGLIPRVYRKMNITIGKLVSRLAGGSHIRKTELKLAIELVREQIILELLDGNSVTLDEFGTFSVSAATDKAVTNPDEIRSASIYVKNVNFIPSPRLMKRMETARFERKTK from the coding sequence ATGGCTATCAACTATCTTATGGAGGAGTGTTCCCGAAATCTTGCAACATCTACACGTAAAGGATTAATACCCAGAGTATACAGGAAAATGAACATCACAATAGGCAAGCTGGTCTCCCGACTGGCAGGAGGCTCACACATCCGTAAAACAGAGCTTAAGCTGGCAATCGAGCTGGTAAGAGAGCAGATTATATTGGAGCTGCTGGATGGAAACAGCGTAACATTAGACGAGTTCGGTACCTTTTCCGTATCCGCAGCCACCGATAAGGCGGTGACCAATCCCGATGAGATACGGTCGGCATCCATTTATGTGAAAAACGTAAACTTTATCCCTTCGCCCAGGTTGATGAAGCGGATGGAGACCGCCCGGTTTGAAAGAAAAACGAAGTAG